A window of Solea senegalensis isolate Sse05_10M linkage group LG20, IFAPA_SoseM_1, whole genome shotgun sequence contains these coding sequences:
- the mrps18b gene encoding 28S ribosomal protein S18b, mitochondrial, translated as MAAPVRHIAKVLFRLSPSVFQPLRQNESFLWRLPGRPCLASSPFIIPHHLFCKAASSQTKDSAQALEALSRYKEKPWDYLESEEYIERYGTSPVWAGYRRNHKGGIPPQKTRKTCIRGDKICGNPCPICRDPNVIVHHQNVKLLQQFISPQTGMVYDPTRTGVCMKQQKLITKAVNTAQDQGLLPFQIPHVEFSEDFSNTHDAVGKTPPPPSLRSGDSWYKWYSDITPDETEVAKVKKLYRAYLKK; from the exons ATGGCGGCCCCCGTGCGACACATCGCGAAGGTTCTATTCCGTCTTTCGCCTTCAGTTTTTCAGCCTCTGCGACAAAATGAG TCCTTCTTATGGAGGCTACCTGGAAGACCATGTCTGGCCTCTTCCCCGTTCATAATTCCACATCACCTTTTCTGCAAAGCTGCATCATCCCAGACTAAGGACTCTGCTCAGGCTTTGGAGGCTCTCTCCCGTTACAAGGAAAAACCCTGGGATTACCTGGAGAGtgaag AGTACATCGAGAGGTATGGGACCAGCCCGGTATGGGCGGGCTACAGGAGAAACCACAAAGGAGGCATTCCCCCACAGAAGACTCGCAAGACTTGCATT cGAGGAGACAAGATATGTGGAAACCCCTGTCCAATTTGTCGGGATCCAAATGTTATCGTCCATCATCAG AACGTGAAACTATTGCAGCAGTTTATTAGTCCGCAGACTGGAATGGTGTACGATCCCACTCGAACCG GCGTGTGTATGAAACAGCAAAAGCTCATCACCAAGGCCGTCAACACAGCACAAGATCAAG GTTTACTTCCCTTTCAGATTCCACATGTGGAGTTTTCAGAAGACTTCTCCAACACCCACGATGCTGTGGGTAAAACACCACCTCCCCCATCCTTACGGTCTGGTGACAGCTGGTACAAGTGGTACAGTGATATAACACCTGATGAGACTGAAGTGGCTAAAGTCAAGAAGTTGTACAGGGCCTACTTAAAGAAATGA
- the abcf1 gene encoding ATP-binding cassette sub-family F member 1: MPKKTKEEAEWVGDEVAAAPVEKTVKKGKKDKKGKKSFFEELATDSKPEKIEEAVKEPQGKQKKKKDRRKGKAEDADEDDEDVMLKLKKLSVQASDEDDDDEPVCVPSKGNKNKKGGNVFAALSQGQSDDDDDDDENKEDKPEKKDEKPKRGKKEQQKKAKPEPSRSEDEDEEQESDGGDTMMCAEDVIAAQAKQEDDDPYANLSKKEKKKKKKLLEYERQVASVRAQNELEGDFSISQAEMSSRQAMLENASDIKLERFSISAHGKELFVNADLLIVAGRRYGLVGPNGKGKTTLLKHIANRALSIPPNIDVLLCEQEVVADDTPAVQAVLKADTRRLKLLEEEKRLQARLDKGEDCVAERLEKVYEELRVIGAAAAEAKARRILAGLGFTSEMQNRPTKRFSGGWRMRVSLARALFMEPTLLMLDEPTNHLDLNAVIWLNNYLQGWKKTLLIVSHDQSFLDDVCTDIMHLDYQKLYYYRGNYLTFKKMYVQKQKELQKQYDKQEKRLKELKAGGKSTKQAEKQTKDALTRKQQKGKKKGQEEESKEATELLKRPKEYTVKFTFPNPPPLSPPILGLHSVDFAYDVNKPLFKNVDFGIDMDSRICIVGPNGVGKSTLLLLLTGKLNPTKGEMRKNHRLKVGFFNQQYADQLNMEEAATEYLMRNFNLPYQDSRKCLGRFGLESHAHTIQISKLSGGQKARVVFAELSCRQPDVLILDEPTNNLDIESIDALSEAINEYKGAVIIVSHDARLITETQCHMWVVEDRSINQIDGDFEEYKREVLESLGETMVNKVNP, encoded by the exons atgcCCAAGAAAACGAAAGAGGAAGCGGAGTGGGTGGGCGATGAAGTCGCGGCTGCACCTG ttgaaaaaacagtgaaaaaggggaagaaagataaaaaggggaagaaaagt ttcTTCGAGGAACTCGCCACAGATAGCAAGCCTGAGAAGATAGAAGAGGCTGTGAAAGAGCCACAGGGGAAACAG aaaaagaagaaagatcgACGGAAAGGGAAGGCTGAAGACgcagatgaggatgatgaggatgtcatgctgaagctgaaaaagctTTCAGTACAAGCAAGTGATGAGGACGATGACGACGAGCCAG tCTGTGTCCCCAGCAAAGGAAACAagaataaaaag GGTGGAAACGTCTTTGCTGCTCTCAGCCAGGGccagagtgatgatgatgatgatgatgatgagaacaAAGAGGATAAACCAGAAAAAAAG GACGAGAAGCCAAAGAGGGGGAAGAAAGAGCAACAAAAG AAAGCAAAACCTGAGCCATCACGcagtgaggatgaagatgaggagcaggagagTGACGGAGGTGACACAATGATG TGTGCAGAAGATGTCATCGCAGCGCAGGCCAAACAGGAGGACGATGACCCGTATGCTAATCTCAgcaaaaaggagaagaagaagaaaaagaaactg TTGGAGTATGAGCGTCAGGTGGCCAGTGTTCGGGCTCAGAATGAGTTGGAGGGAGATTTCTCCATCTCCCAGGCGGAGATGTCGTCCAGACAGGCCATGCTGGAGAATGCCTCCGATATTAAG cTGGAGAGGTTCAGCATTTCCGCTCATGGAAAGGAGCTTTTTGTCAATGCGGATCTTCTGATTGTAGCCGGAAGAAGATATGGTTTGGTTGGGCCAAATGG TAAAGGAAAGACCACGTTACTCAAACACATAGCCAACAGAGCTCTGAGTATTCCCCCCAACATCGATGTGCTTCTGTGTGAGCAGG aGGTGGTAGCCGATGACACGCCGGCAGTGCAGGCCGTGCTGAAGGCAGACACTCGCCGCCTGAAACTCCTGGAAGAGGAGAAGCGGCTCCAGGCTCGTCTGGACAAGGGAGAGGACTGTGTGGCTGAGAGGCTGGAGAAG GTCTACGAAGAGCTGAGGGTGattggagctgcagcagctgaggcCAAAGCCAGGAGAATCCTGGCCGGTCTGGGTTTTACATCAGAAATGCAGAACAGACCCACAAAGAGATTCTCTGGTGGATGGAGAATGAGAGTCTCCCTGGCCAG AGCTCTGTTCATGGAACCCACACTCCTGATGCTGGATGAACCCACAAACCACCTGGACCTGAACGCCGTCATCTGGCTCAACAA CTACCTGCAAGGCTGGAAGAAGACCCTCCTGATAGTCTCCCACGACCAGAGTTTCCTTGACGATGTGTGTACAGATATCATGCACTTAGACTACCAGAAACTCTACTACTACAGAGGGAACTACT TGACCTTTAAGAAGATGTATGTGCAGAAGCAGAAGGAGCTGCAGAAACAGTACGACAAGCAGGAGAAGAGACTCAAAGAGCTGAAGGCTGGTGGCAAGTCCACCAAACAGGCT GAGAAGCAGACTAAAGACGCCCTGACCAGAAAGCAACAAAAGGGCAAGAAAAAgggtcaggaggaggagagcaaggAGGCCACAGAGCTGCTGAAGAGGCCTAAAGAGTATACTGTCAAGTTCACTTTCCCTAACCCACCTCCTCTCTCACCCCCCATCCTGGGACTACACA GTGTCGACTTTGCCTACGACGTTAATAAGCCTTTATTCAAAAACGTTGACTTTGGTATCGACATGGACTCCAGGA TTTGTATAGTTGGACCCAATGGTGTTGGGAAGAGTACCCTCCTGTTGCTGCTCACTGGGAAATTAAATCCT ACCAAAGGTGAGATGAGGAAGAATCATCGTCTG AAAGTGGGCTTCTTCAACCAGCAGTACGCTGACCAGCTGAACATGGAAGAGGCGGCCACCGAGTATTTGATGAGGAACTTCAACCTCCCGTATCAGGACAGCAGGAAGTGTCTGGGGCGCTTTGGCCTGGAGAGCCATGCCCACACCATTCAGATCTCTAAACTGTCTG GCGGTCAGAAGGCAAGAGTCGTGTTTGCGGAACTGTCGTGTCGTCAGCCTGATGTACTAATCTTG GATGAACCCACTAACAATCTGGACATTGAGTCAATCGATGCCTTATCAGAGGCCATCAATGAATACAAAGGAG CTGTGATCATCGTGAGTCACGACGCTCGGCTCATCACGGAGACCCAGTGTCACATGTGGGTGGTGGAGGACCGCTCCATCAACCAGATCGACGGAGACTTTGAGGAATACAAACGCGAGGTGCTGGAGTCTCTGGGAGAGACCATGGTCAACAAGGTCAACCCGTGA